The sequence below is a genomic window from Sparus aurata chromosome 6, fSpaAur1.1, whole genome shotgun sequence.
CTCAGGTGTAAGCGATGTTTAAATTATCCCAACAAACAAGGTAGAgaattaaaggaatagtttttTTTGGGATATACTGTATACTTTCACTCATGACTGTCGTCCATTAAAGGACAAGGTCACCCATAAATGAAGATTCTGTCATAATCTATCGACTCCCATGCCgatagaaagtcaggtgaagtttaaaaagtccacaaaacatttctggagcttcacagcaaaacagtgttgcagcattctcctaaataaATTAAGTAGGTTGGGAAATGGCACTGCCGTAATCCAAGTCTTCGGAAGTCTCCAGTCTGAGGGAGGTGTGTGAGGTTGACCACGCAACAAGCGTGtgaataacgtcttttcaaatcacgTCCGGATCTTGGGGCCTCTAGAGCTGTATGGAgtcattttaagtgtttttcagttgtttttgttttttcactttcaaaacaagtccccatttacttcagtttttttaggagaatgctgcaaatctgtttttgctgtgaggctccagaaatgtcatGTAGACTAAAAAACGTTCgtttaaaataactgaatttttttttttttttcgccaaACAGCAAAGacattaattaatgttaattagTGAAATCTAACCCGCTGCCAGTTCTAATGGTATCGCTATCCTCATCTCGACCTCGGCAACAATGCAAATAAGCACATTTCCTAAAATGTCCAAATACTCCTTTGATGTAAAAGGAAGTAGGCTCCCACACACCTTTCATTTCTGCATGTTTACCGTGTGATTGCAATTAACATCAAAACACCCACTGGGTGTCTTGCctcaaaaaaacatcttgatgaaaacagcaatcacacaataaaatgtaaatttagTAAGCACAGTCCTTCTGGCTAGACTGTGAATTACCGACTTTTTAAATATCCTTCCAAAAAGCAGAAACTGAAAATTAAGAGAATGAGCGTTTGATACCATAACTACCATAATTTCCTTCATGAAATGTTATGACAAATAAGTGATTACACACATTGACAGTATAAATGGATCCTTCATAAAAAGTTGATAATGTTTGAGGAGAGATctcccaaacaaacaaaaaggcaatAACTTAAGTACTATCAAAATAAATTTGGTGAGATTTACCATTTTCAGTCCATGTTTTGGTTGAAAGATAATAGATTTGTGTACAAACGACTTCTGAAACCATGAATCTGTAGCTGTTCAGTTCCTCTGATGAACCTCTGGCTATAATACACCAAACAGAGGTTGATGTCCATAATAGAAGCAAGCAAATGACATGAATAGGGGATCTTCACTTACACATCAATGTACTCATGCAGGCATTTCTGTCAAAGCTCAGCAAACTTGAAGTATTACTCCTGTCAGCAATTCTAAGACGATATGATGATTTGCTGTTGTAGAAAACGATTTGCTACGGCCGTCAGTTCTGCAACGCTGCGGCCCGGTATCACTGATAGAATGGTGTTTTTCTGTGGAGTCTGTACGCTAAAGCAGGCCGGGGACACAGAGGGTGAGCAAAGGTCAGGTCACGGGTCATGTGGGGACAGTCACCGGCATCATCAGCAGCACGTCCTGCGAGACTCTGAGGCCTGCCGTCCCAGTTTGAAACCTTTTCCTGAAGTCGCTCCTGCTGCGTCTACAATGGGGATGCGCTTACCTTTAAAAGACACACAGGTTACCAGAAGTCAGCTTTCATTTCATTAACTCTGACAGCGACAGAACAGTAAAAGACACAAGTAATATGATCATGACAAACTTTTTGTGAGCTTCAATTAACACTTGGActttaaagttacatttttattacagtaaagtatgtTGACTCTCTTGTataatacctgcaaaactactTTAAAGATTAGAATATACAAGGATATATTACTATACATACTGTGGAAACCCACCTATGTCCTACAAACATGATTAAATGATACAATACATCCAGCATTGGCTGTGATTCAAGTTTTCAGTTTATCAAAAAGACGTGTGCACGCTTCGTCTCTGCGCCTGTATGAacacaccacatacacacagctaTTGAGTAGATCTCTTTTTATCTCTAGCCTATTGGTTGCCATTTAGAATTGAATCAGCTGCTTCCTCTCTGCAAATTTATCTCGAACGTAAGTGTCAAGACGACCTGATTAAGTGGATTCTGTTTTACTCCCACAGACATTATCTTCAACTTATTCCTACCAAGCTCGTCGCTGTCAGAGGTCTGATCCAAACACAGAGACTAATAACACTCTGGAAATATTTGGAAACGGTTCCTCTAACAGACAACTTTGTTGCTTTTAAGCACAAAGGGAGACAAGATTACTATCTTAATGCTGCACAAAGCTTAATTTGCCACATCTTAATGGGAACCTGAGGGTGTAAAGGCGAATGGCAATGAATGCTCAAGAAAACACACTCACTTATCTCTATAAACACCTCGTTGATGTTAATGGCATTCTTGGCACTGGTTTCTACAAAGATGGCATGGATGGAGTCAGCGTAGTCCTTGGCATCCTTCTCTGGCACTTCCCTGTAAATACAAGAGGTATGTCAAAATTATTATGATGTCGCAATATGCAAACAGAGTCTACAATTTCACGCATTAACTGATAACTATCAAATGCAGCTCTGAAGCTGTTATAAGGGAAGATTTCACAAATGTATGGACGATTTTGCTACCGAAAGTGTAAGTGTATCCGAGTCTGGGAGATTTTTCAATTTTGTACAGAGTAACAACAATATATCTTTAGCTACTCCTCAGCTATGTCAATATGAAAGACCATTTAATCCACCGGTTTGCTGCTAGAAATGTAATCAGTGTGGGAGCCAATATTCCTCCTCAGTGAGCTGAATGCACTTAAGCTCCTCACACAATAAATTACAATTATTGTTCCAAGCCAAACATCAAATATCACTCCGATGCTAAAAGGTCATAATATTACCTTACAAGAACTTTTTCTATCCATCTGCACCAGACATCTAAAATCCCATTATTAACATCAGCATTGTTCACACATGCAGTTTTATCTCTAACTCAGGTTCACCTGGCGTCTGACAGGTCACATTTGTTGCCAGCAATGGCGACCACGATGTTCGGAGGACCGTGCTGTCGCAGCTCCTTCACCCAGTTCTTCAGTGTTTGGAAGGATTCCTGATGATGAAGGGTAAGGACATGCTATTCTGCAGACAAACTCATATCTCCCGTGAAAGTTTAAAGGATAAGAGCCACATTTAGTTGGATTAGGAGAAAAAGTAAATACCTCTTTAGTGATGTCATAAACAATGATGGCCGCAGCTGAACCTCTGTAGTACATTGGTGCTAGAGCACGAAACTGTGGGAAAACAGAAAAGGTAAGCAATGAAGATGCTGTTGGACAGGGAGGAGGCCTCTGAATGACCTTCACCTCAGCCTAAACTAGAATGTATGATATACTGGCATCATTAAGTTCGAATACAGCTATGAAACCCTGCGAAACAGAACATGATGATCAAAGTAAAGACCAAGAATTTGAACGGTCTTCTTCAGAGACGATAAATCCCGGCTCATCTTTGAAGACTGTTTACCTTGATTTCCCTCCAATTTCGCATATTTGGAGATGAAAAGAGCACTAAAAATATCATTGCTGTATAATTGTACAATTATGCATTTTCACACCACATAAAGATCAAGAAACAGTGTCTCGGCTTTACATGAACTAAAGCTAATCTGTTACACAGGCACACAGCGGTTATATCACTGTGAGCTTCATTAGGCTCAATAATACAGACTGTTACAAACAGACAGAGTTTAAAATGAGCAAAAATACACCATATTACTAAACCAAAGGCCCAGTGTTATGAGCCTACAAGCCAAGTGGCTTTATCTAAAATAGAAGTATGGCAAGTCTTTCCACCAGTACCTCACACATGTGGTAGCCATTAAGAGAAAGATGAGCAGAATGTGTCAAAGGCTGTTAGCGTTTTGATATTTATGGAAGACTATACATTTGATCTTCACCCAACAGATCTCGGAGTCCTGCTTAATCAAAACAACATGTGCATTTCTAAATCCCAGAGAGCTGACT
It includes:
- the rab22a gene encoding ras-related protein Rab-22A produces the protein MALRELKVCLLGDTGVGKSSIVWRFVEDSFDPNINPTIGASFMTKTVQYQNELHKFLIWDTAGQERFRALAPMYYRGSAAAIIVYDITKEESFQTLKNWVKELRQHGPPNIVVAIAGNKCDLSDAREVPEKDAKDYADSIHAIFVETSAKNAININEVFIEISKRIPIVDAAGATSGKGFKLGRQASESRRTCC